From the genome of Drosophila teissieri strain GT53w unplaced genomic scaffold, Prin_Dtei_1.1 Segkk125_quiver_pilon_scaf, whole genome shotgun sequence, one region includes:
- the LOC122625569 gene encoding protein ALEX-like — protein sequence MREELDLGLEPAKGAEVPQAGTDSYLQLLASPLVSRSPSSVQEDPEEVPDMDLSEETVAEGPIAYVSLSSESEEDDGGETVTPEVSSDEDERDRIARARIRYRSVRRATQDHGRIRLVDAMPSRDLEELLEFANSRNATLRRFERMVPQPPLPPTPPPPSQPPPTPQPPSPVPQQQEQPQPPTPPPAQPHPPPRTPTPPPAPSTPPPQDEEGPR from the exons ATGCGAGAGGAGCTagaccttggactcgaaccggcCAAGGGCGCAGAGGTC ccccaggcggGTACCGATTCCTATCTCCAGCTTCTGGCGTCACCCCTGGTGTCGCGATCCCCATCCTCGGTTCAGGAGGATCCGGAAGAAGTGCCCGACATGGATCTGTCGGAGGAGACGGTGGCCGAGGGGCCAATCGCGTACGTGTCCCTCTCGTCGGAGAGTGAGGAGGACGACGGGGGTGAGACGGTCACCCCGGAGGTGTCCTCGGATGAAGACGAAAGAGACCGGATCGCGAGGGCCAGGATACGATATCGTAGCGTGCGGCGGGCGACGCAGGACCACGGCCGGATCCGCCTTGTAGACGCGATGCCGTCGCGGGACCTGGAGGAGTTGCTCGAGTTCGCGAACTCGCGGAACGCCACGCTGCGACGGTTTGAGCGCATGGTG ccgcagccaccgtTGCCGCCAACACCCCCGCCGCCATCGCAGCCCCCCCCGACGCCGCAGCCACCGTCGCCGGTGCCACAACAACAggagcagccacagccaccgacgccgccgccGGCGCAGCCGCATCCACCACCACGCACACCGACACCGCCGCCAGCACCATCGACGCCGCCACCCCAGGATGAGGAGGGGCCCCGGTGA